A portion of the Punica granatum isolate Tunisia-2019 chromosome 7, ASM765513v2, whole genome shotgun sequence genome contains these proteins:
- the LOC116215350 gene encoding stachyose synthase-like, with amino-acid sequence MAPPNDKAHTLLSFFRPKSPENLIGLSGRKLTVKGVPILSEVPSNVSFTPFSEVPISSDAPAPVIQRVESGAHKGGFLGFNKGEPSDRLINSLGKFTGRDFVSIFRFKTWWSTMWVGSSGSDVQMETQWVLLNVPETGSYAVIVPIIEGSFRSALHPGTNGHVMICAESGSSQRKTSFFRAIAYIHVGENPYNLMKDAYSAIRVHLNTFRLLEEKKVPSLVDKFGWCTWDAFYLTVDPVGVWHGVKDFADGGISPRFLIIDDGWQSINLDGQDPTKDAKNLVLGGTQMTARLYRFEECEKFQKYKGGLMTGQNAPSFDPKRPKMLIAKAIELEHAEKDRDKAALSGVKDLTQFEMKIAERKKELDLMIGEEEDDGSIQGGGCKGCSCKANFGMKAFTRDLKTTFKGLDDIYVWHALCGAWGGVRPGATHLDSKVIPCKLSPGLDGTMTDLAVVKIIEGGIGLVNPSQADDLYDSMHSYLAKVGITGVKVDVIHDLEYVCEEYGGRVDLAKAYYKGLSDSMSKNFNGTGLISSMQQCNDFFLLGTRQISFGRVGDDFWFQDPNGDPMGVYWLQGVHMIHCAYNSMWMGQIIRPDWDMFQSDHLCAKFHAGSRAICGGPIYVSDSVGGHDFELIKKLVFPDGTIPKCQHFALPTRDCLFKNPLFDMKSILKIWNVNKYGGVIGAFNCQGAGWDPKEHRIRGHSECYKPMSGSVHVTDIEWDQTPESTRMGCATEYAVYLDQAEQIFLTGVGSKPIQITIQPSTFEIFSFVPVTTMGPNAIKFAPIGLTNMFNSGGTIQELEYVDVFSVKMTVKGSGKLLAYASRPPRSCSVNGVDVVFSWSSDGKLTVDLPWDEEAGGISDVAFLF; translated from the exons ATGGCACCCCCCAATGACAAAGCACACACCCTTCTCAGCTTCTTCCGACCGAAGAGCCCTGAGAACCTCATCGGTCTATCAGGCAGGAAATTAACCGTTAAGGGTGTGCCGATCCTCTCAGAGGTCCCGAGCAACGTCTCCTTCACCCCGTTTTCCGAAGTCCCCATTTCCTCCGATGCACCGGCCCCCGTAATCCAGCGTGTCGAGTCAGGGGCCCACAAGGGTGGGTTTCTGGGGTTCAACAAGGGGGAACCGTCCGATCGTCTGATCAATTCCTTAGGGAAGTTCACCGGCAGGGATTTCGTGAGCATATTCAGGTTCAAGACATGGTGGTCCACCATGTGGGTCGGAAGTTCAGGCTCGGATGTCCAAATGGAGACCCAATGGGTGCTCCTAAATGTGCCAGAGACCGGATCATATGCCGTTATCGTGCCCATAATCGAGGGCAGCTTCCGGTCCGCCCTACATCCCGGGACAAACGGGCATGTCATGATATGCGCCGAGAGCGGGTCAAGCCAAAGGAAAACCTCATTTTTTAGGGCGATCGCATACATCCATGTCGGTGAAAATCCATACAACTTGATGAAAGATGCTTACAGTGCCATAAGGGTTCATCTCAACACCTTCAGGCTCTTGGAGGAAAAGAAGGTGCCCTCTCTGGTGGATAAGTTCGGTTGGTGCACTTGGGATGCATTCTACCTAACGGTGGACCCTGTTGGGGTTTGGCATGGGGTCAAGGACTTTGCTGATGGGGGAATCAGCCCTCGGTTTCTTATCATTGACGATGGGTGGCAGAGTATCAATCTAGATGGGCAAGACCCGACTAAGGACGCCAAGAATCTCGTCCTTGGCGGGACCCAGATGACTGCCAGGCTCTACCGGTTCGAGGAGTGTGAGAAGTTCCAGAAGTACAAGGGCGGGTTGATGACTGGCCAGAATGCTCCCTCGTTTGACCCAAAGAGGCCGAAGATGCTCATTGCCAAGGCCATAGAGTTGGAGCATGCCGAGAAGGATCGGGACAAGGCAGCCCTCTCAGGTGTGAAGGACTTGACCCAGTTCGAGATGAAGATCGCAGAACGGAAGAAGGAGCTGGACCTCATGATcggggaggaagaagatgacggTTCGATCCAAGGAGGAGGGTGCAAGGGATGTTCATGCAAGGCTAACTTTGGAATGAAAGCCTTCACAAGAGACTTGAAGACAACCTTCAAGGGCTTGGACGATATCTACGTGTGGCATGCCCTGTGTGGTGCTTGGGGCGGGGTGAGGCCTGGGGCAACCCACCTCGACTCCAAGGTGATCCCTTGTAAGTTATCCCCAGGACTCGATGGGACGATGACTGATCTCGCCGTTGTGAAAATCATCGAAGGAGGAATTGGGCTTGTCAATCCTAGTCAAGCTGATGATTTGTACGACTCCATGCACTCCTATCTTGCCAAAGTCGGTATCACTGGAGTGAAAGTTGATGTCATTCAC GATCTTGAATATGTTTGTGAAGAATATGGAGGCAGGGTTGATCTTGCAAAAGCTTACTACAAAGGGTTGTCGGATTCCATGTCGAAGAACTTCAATGGAACTGGACTTATCTCAAGCATGCAACAATGCAATGACTTTTTCCTCCTCGGAACTAGACAGATTTCATTTGGAAGAGTCG GTGACGATTTCTGGTTCCAAGACCCGAACGGGGACCCGATGGGAGTGTACTGGCTGCAGGGGGTGCACATGATCCATTGCGCCTACAACAGTATGTGGATGGGACAGATTATCCGACCTGACTGGGACATGTTCCAGTCGGACCACCTCTGCGCCAAGTTCCATGCTGGATCCAGGGCCATCTGCGGCGGGCCTATCTATGTTAGTGACTCTGTCGGAGGCCATGACTTCGAGCTGATCAAGAAGCTGGTGTTCCCGGACGGCACCATTCCGAAGTGCCAGCACTTCGCCCTCCCTACCCGTGACTGCCTCTTCAAGAACCCTCTCTTCGACATGAAGAGTATCTTGAAGATTTGGAACGTAAACAAG TATGGTGGTGTCATAGGGGCATTTAACTGCCAAGGAGCTGGGTGGGACCCAAAAGAGCATAGGATCCGGGGCCATTCCGAGTGCTACAAGCCCATGTCCGGCTCCGTGCACGTCACGGACATCGAGTGGGACCAGACCCCAGAATCCACCCGGATGGGCTGTGCTACGGAGTACGCAGTCTACCTGGATCAGGCGGAGCAAATCTTCCTTACCGGTGTCGGATCTAAGCCGATCCAGATCACAATCCAGCCTTCCACGTTCGAGATCTTTTCCTTTGTTCCCGTCACGACCATGGGCCCGAATGCTATCAAGTTCGCCCCGATCGGGCTCACCAACATGTTCAACAGTGGAGGTACAATTCAGGAGCTGGAGTACGTTGACGTCTTCAGCGTCAAGATGACGGTGAAGGGCTCGGGCAAGCTATTGGCCTACGCCAGTAGGCCCCCCAGGAGCTGCTCGGTCAACGGTGTTGACGTGGTGTTCAGCTGGTCGTCCGACGGGAAGCTTACCGTGGATCTTCCATGGGATGAAGAAGCAGGAGGGATTTCTGACgtcgcttttcttttttaa